The nucleotide sequence CGGTGATCGTCGCCCCCAGAAGGTTAGAGATGGTGCCGTCCAGGAGGTTGGACAATGTACCTGCGGTCACCGTGGCTCCAAGAACGCTGGAGATGGTTCCTGCGAGCAGGTTGCTCAGAGTTCCGGCGGTGATGGTGGCACCAAGAATGTTTGTAAGGGTCCCGTCCAGGAGGTTGGAGAGCGTTCCCGCCGTGACGGTTGCTCCCAGGACAGAGGAAATGGTGCCGTTCAAGAGATTGTTGATGGTTCCTGCGGTGACCGTTGTGCCGAGGACGCTGGCGATGGTGCCGTCCAAGGCCACGGTGGTGAGGTTGCCCGAGGGGTCGGTGGCGAGGATCCGGCTGGTATTGGTGGTATCTCGCCCGAAAATCAGTGCCCGAAGGTCGTCGGGATTTGGGTTAAAAACAGCGAAGTTTGGCAAAACAATCGATCCTTTCCCTGAAAGTCGATGGTGGAGAGCCATCGCTGGGAGACAGGATACGGAAGCATGTTCATAAAGGTGTGGACGAACACCGCCCGAACCGAAAATGTGCACATGGTCTGGGAGGGCATAAACCGGTGAAATGCAAGGGTCACGGGGGTGCAAAGGGACATAGCATAAATGGAAGTCTGATTCTCGATAAACGAGGGGATTTACATGTTCCGCCAGTTCGTTGAAACGTACACAACTTCCGACCAACTCACGGGGTCCAATTTTATTGAGCTGGCAGGCCTCAATATCTACACCTTTGTGGTGATCAACGCGGGTACGGCCCCCGCCACCGTGGGCGTCCAAGTGAGTCCCGATCAAGGGACGCTGATTGCGGACGGCCTGTTGGAGAGTGTAGCTCCTCAAGGGGCGGTGGCCCTGGTTCCCAGGCTTTTTCTGCGCTACGCCCGGGTGGTGTTTCAATCCGCCGAACCCGGGCGGCCCACTGACGTGATCATCGTTTTTAACGGCCAGTGATGCCAAGTCCAGGTCAACGGACAAGCTCCGAGTCGATGTCTCCCACATCCACCACCCAGGAGGCCAGCCACCCGTGCTCAATGGCGGTTTCACCCCAGATCTCGAGCAAAACGGATCGCAGGCGGGTATCCTTCGTTCCGTCGATGATCCGCTCGTACACGGCGAACAGGTGGGCCCAGGTCACATCAGAGATCTCCGATGGACCGGGTCGCACCTGGACCTCGGGCTCGCCCATCCGGCGCATCTGCCGGCGCAGCCGCCGCCCGTGTGCCTCGAGCCGCTGTTTCATGCGCTGCCAGCCGAGCCGCGTCTCATCGTGGGGCGCCCGATTCAGCGGCCGATCCAATTGCCGAATCAAGCGCTCTAACATTTCGGCGGCCAGAGCCAGGGCATAGATCGTTTCCTCCGGGGTGAGGGGGAGGTGGCGGCGTATGTCGGCGATCTGATCCCGGGTGATGAGAGGAGGCGAGGCCGGGCGAGGGGCTGCCGAGGAGCGGGCGCGAGCACGATCCTGCCGAATTCCCTTCTTTCGAATCACGATCGCTCCCTCCAGCCTGGGCTTTTCGGCGACCATACATTCTCGCACCTCCGGGTTCGATCTTTCCGGTACCGATCCCAGCGGGCCTCCCCGGCGTAGCGGATGCCCGCCGTTCGGGCCACTTCCGGATCCAGGGCAAACAGGTCCGAGGCGCTGACTTCCCGGATGGACATTTTCCCCATGGCCCGAATGCCCATGGCCATCTCATCGGCACAGGATTTGAGGAACAGGGCGAGAGAACGGGCCCCCTCCAGGGGATCGAACCGGTTTGTGCGTTTTCCCACCATGAGCACCAGTTCGGTGGGAGGTTCGAAAGGCAGGGCTTTCTGGAGTTGGCCATGGCTTGCCGCGTAGAGGGCGGGGGATCCGATAGCCACGGCCGTGGCGCCAAGGGCGATCGCTTTTAAAAAATGTCCCGGGGTGGCGAGTCCGCCGGATATAATGAGGCTGACGTCCTTGACCCGGTGCGCGTCAAAATATCGCCTGGCCCGGCTCAAGGCGAAAAAGGTGGGCAGGCCAAAGTCATCCTCGGCGATGGGCTCGCTGCCTTTGGTACCGGCCTGGGCACCGTCGATGGTGATAAAATCCACGTCGCACTCCAGCAGCGCCTCCAGGCAGACTTCGATGTCGTCGCCCGGAGCGATTTTGGCCCCGATGGGCACCCCGCCGGACATTTCCCGCAGGAACGCAACCATGCGCGAAAGATCCCGCACTCCTTGCACCCCCGGAAATTGCTCGCCGATGCGCGCCCATTCCCGAGGTCCAAGCTTCATGGCAGATCGGGCTTCTTTTAACTCTTCCGGCGGAATGTGAATCCCAAGCCCCGTGGAGGCCCCTTGGCCGAAATGAATCTCCACTGCGGAGGAGGCCCGGACCAACTCCGGTTCTTTGGCCCAGTGGGCCCGGCTCCATTGAAGAATAAATCGCCCGCCGGCCGCATCGACGTCCTCGAGGTAGACGACCCCTTCCCCGGTGTTGACCACCGTCCCCATCGCCGTGGCCCCGCCGAGCAAGGCGCTCCACGCTTGCCGGGTGATGCCGACGCCGTACCCCATGCCACCGATCAGGATGGGGATGGCGAGGTGAAGCGGACGCCGGGCGCGGGGGCCGATGGCCACCGACAGGTCGATGACCCCCGCAGAGGCCGCCCGGGTGACCTGGGCCGGGGTGAAGCCGATGGCGTCGAATTGGGGGGAGGGTTTGGGAGAGCCCATGGGCCGTTTGATCACTTCGCCGGTGGCGGCCCGCATGCTGTTCTCAATGAGAAGCTGGACGCCGCTCCGCCGGCTGGCGCTGATAAACTCCCAGAGATTATGACGGTAGGGATCCGTCACAAGAATGCCCAGCGTCCGGTCCGCCACAAGATCGATCCAGCGACGCCCCTTGCGCCAGAGGACGAGAACGACAAGCAACACAGTGACGAGGCTGCCCACCAGGGAAGCGCTCAAAAAAACCAGCCACACATTCATCGGGCATGCAACTCCCATTTTTTGAACAACTGCCGGTGAGAGCGCTCATCCGCGGCGTGTTCCAGAAACATTTTCCGCACCGCCGGCTCGGTGGTTTGGCGAACCACCCGCTCGTAGTGGGCGATGGCCAGCTGCTCCGTCCAGGCGTCCCATTTGGCCATCCATCGTTCGGGTAAGACCATGCTCATGGCGATGGTCACCCATCCGGCCACGTGGCCGAGGCGGTTTGGGGCGGAGCGCCTGTAAAGGTGATGGTACAGGGAGCGAAGACGGCGCACATGCACGTGCTCGATTCGGGCGGCCGCGTCGAGAACCGCCACCAGGTAGTCGGAGCTCCCGGCCCGATGAAGCTTGAAGGCTTGGTAGTGGAACATTTTGACCTGCTCCACCTCCAGGCCGATCATAAATTTAAAATTGTGGTTGATTTCCTTTTTCTTGAGGGGCACGTTCGGTTCGTGAAATTTAAATTTATAGCTCGACATGTACCCCCGCCACCATCGCCACGCCACAAATCCACCGATGGCGAGAACCGCGATGAGCAGCAGGGCGAGGATTGTCCCTCCGATCCACCATACAAGAGGCATGATCGCTCACCGCCCGTTTCCTTTTTTAGACAAAGGTTCTGGGTCTAGTCTGGCCAAGCTCGATTCCGGGTAAAACCTGCACAGCCGCCCAGTATCCGGCGTACAGATAAAAGTGACACGGCCGGTGGTGGGAAAATGGCGGCTGGCGGGCAGCGTCTGGGGGGGTGTTTGATCTTGCGCGCAGGATTTGGGAAGCCCGGGGCGGGCGGACCGGGGGGACCGGGGTGAAACGCCGGAAAAAGGCCCCAGGTCTCTGGCTGCAGCGATTTGTCCAGATCCGCGGCGACGGGGGGGCCCCGGGCGACGATGGGTTTCGCCTGGCTCCTGGGGACCCCCGGGTGGTGGAAGTGGGGGAAGGAGAGGCTGCCGATGGGGGAAAGGACGGCCTCATGGGCCGGGTGAGGCCTGCGGTTCTGTATCGGTGGCAGGAGGGTACCACGCGGTGGACGGCGGCCGACATGTTGGAACAGGTCTGGCAAGTCGACTGGCTGGCTCCGTTGTCCGGCGTCCGGGGGGAGATCGGTGAAAGGGCACAGTGGGAGGCGGAGGTCGAGGTCCAAAGGGCCACCCCTCGTTTCGGCAGCGGAGTGCGTGTGGAAGGGACCCTTCGAGTGACGGCGGTGGGCCCCGCCCCGGGGGAAGTCTCACTTGAATCCGCACCCCTTTACTACGAACGCCGGAAAATTCCCTTTACGCTGATCCTGGGGGAAGAGGTGTTCCCGGGAGATCAGAGACGTGCACCTCTCACGGCCAATCTTCCGAAGGTAGGGCGGGCTTCTTCGGGTGGGTGGGGCGGCCCCGAGGATCTATTTGGGTTCGATGAGCCCAGGCACGTCACCACCTCCGACTGGAAGGCGCAGGTCCTGATATATTCACTTCCCGGGCGGCATGCCGGGGGATCGCCGACAGTTTGGATTCGGGTGACGGGGCGAGTGGCGTTATGGATCCGGGTGATCAGTCCGATGCCAGGGTAGCGACGGGGGGTTGAACATGCGGGTTACGGTGGCGGCGAAGGATCTCGGATATGGCGGCCATGCCCGTACGGTGATCGAGCTGGCACATGGACTTCAAAGCGCCGGTCATCGGGTGACCCTGGCGGTGCCGGAGTCGGCGGCGGTGGACTGGCCGGTGCAGTGTCCACTGGTCCGGATCGCTCCAGGCGGACCGAATAACCTTCCGGGGTCGGAGGTGGCCGTGGCCGCAGACACCGAATCCTTCGATATCGCCGCCCGTTGTGCCGGGGGTCGGGTGATCCGCTTTCTGGGGCGATTTGACCCTTCCTACGCCCCGGACCCGGCGGCCGCCGACCGCAGTATCCGGGAGGCAGCGGCGGTGTGGGCGACGTCGGAATCGATCGGAGCCCGTGTGCGGTCCCGATTCGGGAAAGTCGCAGCGGTGTTGCATCCGGGGGTCGATCCCTCGGTGTTTCGAGGGCGCCCGGAGCGTCGCCCGGCGGGTGTCGGCCAGAAGGTCTTGCTTCTTGTCGCTCCCGAAGGCCCGGGATTGCCGCCCCGGGACCTGGGCGTCGCGTATGCCGCCCTGGATCGGGTGAGATCGGTGTTACCTGGAATCCAGTGTCACGCCCTCTGCCGGGGGGGCGTCCGGCCCCCCGGAGAAGGCTGGGTCTTGCACGGCCGGCTGCCCGATCACCAGCTGGCCTTCCTGTACAACTCCGTGGACCTGTTCATTCATCCGGCGAGTGGCGAAAGGGCTCCGATTTCCGTCC is from Kyrpidia tusciae DSM 2912 and encodes:
- a CDS encoding DUF6385 domain-containing protein, which gives rise to MPNFAVFNPNPDDLRALIFGRDTTNTSRILATDPSGNLTTVALDGTIASVLGTTVTAGTINNLLNGTISSVLGATVTAGTLSNLLDGTLTNILGATITAGTLSNLLAGTISSVLGATVTAGTLSNLLDGTISNLLGATITAGTLSSVTSISQKSFTEIDYPSTPTADALTPLPPVTTANLGTYSFFVYNAGPNPANLNVEISANGTNWYIDVSSPGLAAGSVDVLVPSRFLKYTRLSYASATTGASTTIDVFFNAQGT
- a CDS encoding DUF6385 domain-containing protein, translating into MFRQFVETYTTSDQLTGSNFIELAGLNIYTFVVINAGTAPATVGVQVSPDQGTLIADGLLESVAPQGAVALVPRLFLRYARVVFQSAEPGRPTDVIIVFNGQ
- a CDS encoding FMN-binding glutamate synthase family protein, yielding MNVWLVFLSASLVGSLVTVLLVVLVLWRKGRRWIDLVADRTLGILVTDPYRHNLWEFISASRRSGVQLLIENSMRAATGEVIKRPMGSPKPSPQFDAIGFTPAQVTRAASAGVIDLSVAIGPRARRPLHLAIPILIGGMGYGVGITRQAWSALLGGATAMGTVVNTGEGVVYLEDVDAAGGRFILQWSRAHWAKEPELVRASSAVEIHFGQGASTGLGIHIPPEELKEARSAMKLGPREWARIGEQFPGVQGVRDLSRMVAFLREMSGGVPIGAKIAPGDDIEVCLEALLECDVDFITIDGAQAGTKGSEPIAEDDFGLPTFFALSRARRYFDAHRVKDVSLIISGGLATPGHFLKAIALGATAVAIGSPALYAASHGQLQKALPFEPPTELVLMVGKRTNRFDPLEGARSLALFLKSCADEMAMGIRAMGKMSIREVSASDLFALDPEVARTAGIRYAGEARWDRYRKDRTRRCENVWSPKSPGWRERS
- a CDS encoding ferritin family protein; amino-acid sequence: MPLVWWIGGTILALLLIAVLAIGGFVAWRWWRGYMSSYKFKFHEPNVPLKKKEINHNFKFMIGLEVEQVKMFHYQAFKLHRAGSSDYLVAVLDAAARIEHVHVRRLRSLYHHLYRRSAPNRLGHVAGWVTIAMSMVLPERWMAKWDAWTEQLAIAHYERVVRQTTEPAVRKMFLEHAADERSHRQLFKKWELHAR
- a CDS encoding glycosyltransferase family 4 protein encodes the protein MRVTVAAKDLGYGGHARTVIELAHGLQSAGHRVTLAVPESAAVDWPVQCPLVRIAPGGPNNLPGSEVAVAADTESFDIAARCAGGRVIRFLGRFDPSYAPDPAAADRSIREAAAVWATSESIGARVRSRFGKVAAVLHPGVDPSVFRGRPERRPAGVGQKVLLLVAPEGPGLPPRDLGVAYAALDRVRSVLPGIQCHALCRGGVRPPGEGWVLHGRLPDHQLAFLYNSVDLFIHPASGERAPISVLEAMACGTPVAGVYGDGMNEIAVSGYNAVLAPPGDVERLARMIQLALTDLTLRTHLIAGGLETSREAHWTRLYQEAAKAVVRAASTWR